In Rutidosis leptorrhynchoides isolate AG116_Rl617_1_P2 chromosome 2, CSIRO_AGI_Rlap_v1, whole genome shotgun sequence, one genomic interval encodes:
- the LOC139889771 gene encoding ABC transporter G family member 6-like yields MKNTDDDTSQFYDGYKNEMSDHRVIEMSETSNEQDEPRALPFILSFHNLTYSVKVRTKISISDLFGNRESTPATSSDEAVGNERLFSPSKFLLNDISGQARDGEILAVLGASGSGKSTLIDALANRIAKESLKGKVTLNGEQLESELLKVISAYVRQDDLLYPMLTVEETLMYAAEFRLPRTLSKSKKKLRVEALIDQLGLRNASKTVIGDEGHRGVSGGERRRVSIGIDIIHDPIILLLDEPTSGLDSTSSYMVVKVLQRIAQSGSIVIMSVHQPSFRILGLLDRLLFLSRGQTVYSGSPNNLPLYFSDFGYPIPDQENPTEFALDLIRELEGSPGGTKSLVEFNISWQKLKRSENFDNTGKETTMHNLSLKEAISASISRGKLVSGAGGSNDINPNSLVPTFANPMLIEMVILSKRMVTNSCRMPELFGVRLGAVLVTGFLLATVFWKLDNSPKGVHERLGFFAFAMSTTFYTCADALPVFIQERYIFIRETAYNAYRRSSYVISHSLVAIPALIFLALAFSSITFWAVGLDGELSGFLYYYLIILASFWAGSSFVTFLSGVVPHVMIGYTIVISILAYFLLFSGFFINRDRIPVYWIWFHYISLVKYPYEAVLQNELQDPDRCFMRGTQIFDNSPLRDLDYSMKINLLQSMSNSLGVNITSATCLTNGADILQQEGITDFNKWNCLWITVGWGFFFRILFYFCLLIGSKNKRS; encoded by the coding sequence atgaAGAATACAGACGACGATACGTCACAGTTTTACGACGGATATAAAAACGAAATGTCAGATCACCGCGTTATAGAAATGAGCGAAACGAGCAACGAGCAAGACGAGCCTCGCGCGTTGCCGTTCATTTTATCGTTTCATAATTTAACGTACAGTGTTAAGGTACGTACTAAGATATCGATTTCCGATCTATTTGGAAACCGAGAAAGTACTCCGGCGACATCTTCCGACGAGGCAGTCGGTAACGAGAGGTTGTTCTCGCCATCTAAATTCTTATTAAACGATATATCGGGACAAGCGAGAGATGGCGAGATATTAGCCGTACTCGGAGCGAGCGGATCCGGTAAGTCGACATTAATCGATGCGTTAGCGAATCGAATTGCGAAAGAAAGCTTGAAAGGAAAAGTGACTCTAAACGGTGAACAATTGGAATCTGAATTGCTTAAAGTGATTTCAGCTTACGTAAGACAAGATGATCTGTTATATCCAATGTTAACCGTTGAAGAGACGCTAATGTACGCCGCTGAGTTCCGTTTACCGCGTACGTTATCAAAATCGAAAAAGAAATTAAGAGTTGAGGCGCTAATTGATCAATTAGGGTTACGAAACGCGTCCAAAACAGTTATTGGTGACGAAGGACATAGAGGTGTATCAGGTGGAGAACGACGTCGTGTTTCTATAGGAATTGATATAATTCACGATCCGATTATTTTACTTTTAGATGAGCCGACTTCGGGGCTCGATTCGACTAGTTCTTATATGGTGGTGAAGGTTTTACAACGAAtagctcaaagtggaagtatagtGATCATGTCCGTACACCAACCTAGTTTTCGGATTCTCGGTTTGCTTGATCGTTTATTGTTTTTATCTCGTGGACAGACGGTTTACAGCGGTTCACCGAATAATCTTCCTTTGTATTTTTCCGATTTCGGTTATCCGATTCCCGATCAAGAGAACCCGACCGAATTCGCTCTCGATTTGATACGAGAACTCGAAGGATCACCTGGTGGAACGAAAAGCCTAGTCGAATTCAACATATCGTGGCAAAAATTAAAGCGATCGGAAAACTTTGACAATACAGGTAAAGAAACAACAATGCACAATTTATCGTTGAAGGAAGCGATTAGTGCGAGTATATCTAGAGGCAAATTAGTATCAGGTGCAGGTGGAAGTAATGATATTAACCCTAATTCTTTAGTACCTACTTTTGCTAATCCAATGTTGATAGAAATGGTTATTTTATCAAAACGAATGGTTACCAATTCGTGCCGAATGCCAGAACTGTTTGGCGTTCGGTTAGGAGCGGTGTTAGTCACGGGTTTCTTACTTGCGACCGTGTTTTGGAAACTTGATAATTCGCCGAAAGGCGTTCATGAACGATTAGGATTCTTCGCTTTCGCAATGTCCACAACGTTCTACACTTGTGCCGATGCCTTACCAGTGTTCATACAAGAACGGTACATCTTCATTAGAGAAACGGCTTACAACGCTTACAGACGATCGTCTTATGTTATTTCCCACTCATTAGTCGCAATTCCGGCTCTCATTTTCCTAGCTTTGGCCTTCTCGTCGATCACATTTTGGGCCGTTGGGCTGGACGGGGAGTTATCAGGGTTTCTATATTATTATCTCATAATTCTCGCGTCGTTTTGGGCTGGAAGTTCGTTCGTTACCTTTCTTTCGGGGGTCGTCCCACATGTTATGATTGGATACACTATAGTCATATCGATTTTGGCATACTTTTTACTGTTTAGTGGTTTCTTTATCAATCGTGATCGAATTCCAGTATATTGGATTTGGTTTCACTACATTTCGCTAGTGAAGTACCCGTACGAAGCAGTTTTACAAAATGAGCTTCAGGATCCGGATCGATGTTTCATGAGAGGAACTCAGATATTCGACAATAGCCCTCTTCGTGATCTTGATTACTCGATGAAGATAAATTTACTACAAAGTATGAGTAATTCATTAGGGGTTAACATTACAAGTGCAACATGTTTAACTAATGGTGCTGATATACTACAACAAGAAGGGATCACTGATTTTAACAAATGGAACTGTTTATGGATAACAGTGGGATGGGGGTTCTTTTTTAGGATCTTATTTTACTTCTGTTTGTTGATCGGGAGCAAAAATAAGAGGAGCTAA